One Myotis daubentonii chromosome 3, mMyoDau2.1, whole genome shotgun sequence genomic window carries:
- the LOC132230433 gene encoding heterogeneous nuclear ribonucleoprotein M-like, translating into MLAGVEVAAKEPKMEGESSVPRVPSSNGVPGPKGEGERPTQNEKRKEKNRKRGGNRFEPYANPTKRYRAFITNIPFDVKWQSLKDLVKEKVGEVTYVELLMDAEGKSRGCAVVEFKMEESMKKAAEVLNNHSLSGRPLKVKEDPDGEHARRAMQKAGRLGSTVFVANLDYKVGWKKLKEVFSMAGVVVRADIREDKDGKSRGIGTVTFEQPIEAVQAISMFNGQLLFDRPMHVKMDERALPKGDFFPPERLQQLPRMGMEGIGFGISKMGGMEGPFGGVMENMGRFGSGMNMGRINEMERGMGGGFERDFARNEMGMSRSFGEPLGRGMGILSNALKRGEIIAKQGGGGGGGSVPGIKRMGPGIDRIGGAGMERMGAGLGHGMDPVGSEIEHMGLVMDRMGSVEHMGSGIEHMGPLGLDHMASSIERMGQTMEHIGSGVERMGAGMGFGLERLAAPTDRMGQTIESMGSSVERMGPAMERMGLSMDHMVPAGMGAGLERMGPVMDRMATGLERMGLERLGAKSLERMGLERMGANSLELMGPAMGLTLGAGIERMGPAMGLALGAGIERMGLAMGGGGSASFDRAIEMERGNFGGSFTGSFGGAGGHAPGVARKACQIFVRNLPFDFTWKMLKDKFNECGHVLYADIKMENGKSKGCGVVKFESPEVAERACRMMNGMKLSGQEIDVQIDRNA; encoded by the exons ATGTTGGCAGGAGTCGAGGTGGCGGCGAAGGAGCCCAAAATGGAGGGGGAGAGCAGCGTGCCCAGAGTGCCAAGCAGCAACGGAGTTCCAGGTCCGAAAGGTGAAGGAGAACGACCTACtcagaatgagaagagaaaagagaaaaacagaaaaagagggGGCAATCGCTTTGAGCCATATGCCAATCCAACCAAAAGATACAGAGCCTTCATTACAAACATACCTTTTGATGTGAAATGGCAGTCACTTAAAGACCTGGTTAAAGAAAAAGTTGGTGAGGTAACATACGTGGAGCTCTTAATGGACGCTGAAGGAAAGTCAAGGGGATGTGCCGTTGTTGAATTCAAGATGGAAGAGAGCATGAAAAAAGCAGCTGAAGTTCTAAACAACCATAGTCTGAGTGGAAGACCACTGAAAGTCAAAGAAGATCCTGATGGTGAACATGCCAGGAGAGCAATGCAAAAG GCTGGAAGACTGGGAAGCACGGTATTTGTAGCAAATCTGGATTATAAAGTTGGCTGGAAGAAACTGAAGGAAGTTTTTAGTATGGCTGGTGTGGTGGTCCGGGCAGACATTCGTGAGGATAAAGATGGAAAAAGTCGTGGAATAGGCACTGTTACTTTTGAACAGCCCATTGAAGCTGTGCAAGCTATATCTATGTTCAATGGACAACTGCTATTTGATAGACCAATGCACGTGAAAATGGATGAGAGGGCCTTACCAAAGGGAGATTTTTTCCCTCCTGAGCGTCTACAACAACTTCCCCGAATGGGAATGGAAGGCATAGGATTTGGAATAAGTAAAATGGGAGGCATGGAGGGTCCCTTTGGTGGTGTTATGGAAAACATGGGTCGATTTGGATCTGGGATGAACATGGGCAGGATAAATGAGATGGAGCGTGGCATGGGTGGAGGATTTGAAAGAGACTTTGCCAGAAACGAGATGGGAATGTCTCGAAGCTTCGGAGAGCCCCTTGGCAGAGGAATGGGAATCCTGAGTAATGCACTGAAGAGAGGAGAGATCATTGCAaagcagggaggaggtggaggtggaggcagtGTCCCTGGGATCAAGAGGATGGGCCCCGGCATTGACCGCATTGGGGGTGCTGGCATGGAGCGCATGGGCGCAGGCCTGGGCCATGGCATGGATCCTGTGGGCTCTGAAATTGAGCACATGGGCCTGGTCATGGACCGCATGGGCTCCGTCGAGCACATGGGCTCTGGCATCGAGCACATGGGCCCGCTGGGCCTCGACCACATGGCCTCCAGCATCGAGCGCATGGGCCAGACCATGGAGCACATTGGATCTGGCGTGGAGCGCATGGGTGCAGGCATGGGCTTTGGCCTGGAGCGCCTGGCCGCACCCACTGATCGTATGGGCCAGACCATTGAGAGCATGGGCTCTAGTGTGGAGCGTATGGGCCCTGCCATGGAGCGCATGGGCCTGAGCATGGATCACATGGTGCCCGCAGGCATGGGGGCTGGCCTGGAGCGTATGGGCCCTGTGATGGATCGCATGGCCACCGGCCTGGAGCGCATGGGCCTGGAGCGATTGGGCGCCAAAAGTCTTGAGCGCATGGGCCTGGAGCGCATGGGTGCCAACAGCCTAGAGCTCATGGGTCCAGCCATGGGCCTGACCCTGGGCGCTGGCATTGAGCGCATGGGTCCAGCcatgggcctggccctgggcgcTGGCATTGAGCGCATGGGCCTGGCCATGGGTGGCGGTGGCagtgccagctttgaccgtgccatCGAGATGGAGCGTGGCAACTTTGGAGGAAGCTTCACAGGTTCCTTTGGTGGAGCTGGAGGCCATGCTCCTGGGGTGGCCAGAAAGGCCTGCCAGATATTTGTGAGAAATCTCCCATTTGATTTTACATGGAAAATGCTAAAGGACAAATTCAACGAATGTGGCCACGTGCTGTATGCGGACATCAAGATGGAGAATGGGAAGTCCAAGGGGTGCGGTGTGGTTAAGTTTGAGTCTCCAGAGGTGGCTGAGAGAGCCTGCCGGATGATGAATGGGATGAAGCTGAGTGGCCAAGAGATTGATGTTCAAATTGATAGAAATGCTTAA